In Tamandua tetradactyla isolate mTamTet1 chromosome 7, mTamTet1.pri, whole genome shotgun sequence, the following are encoded in one genomic region:
- the GPR19 gene encoding putative G-protein coupled receptor 19, which yields MVFAHGMDNSKPSLIIPTLLVPLQNHSCTETAIPLSSHDLMESYEEHSWQSNRTDLRYGLKPGEVVAASIFFGTLWVLSIFGNSLVCLVIHRSRRTQSTTNYFVVSMACADLLFSVASTPFVLLQFTAGRWTLGSAMCKVVRYFQYLTPGVQIYVLLSICIDRFYTIVYPLSFKVSREKAKKMIVASWIFDAAFVTPVFFFYGSSWDSHCNYFFPSSWEGTAYTVIHFLVGFVIPSVLIILFYQKVIKYIWRIGTDGRTVRRTMNIVPRTKVKTIKMFLILNLLFLLSWLPFHVAQLWHPHEQDYRKSSLVFTAITWISFSSSASKPTLYSIYNANFRRGMKETFCMSSMKCYRSNAYTITTSSRMAKKNYVGISEIPPTARTITKDSIYDSFDREAKEKKLAWPINSNPPNTFV from the coding sequence ATGGTTTTTGCTCACGGAATGGATAACAGCAAGCCTTCTTTGATTATTCCTACACTTCTGGTACCCCTTCAAAACCACAGTTGCACTGAGACAGCCATTCCTCTGTCAAGCCATGACCTGATGGAATCCTATGAGGAGCATAGTTGGCAGAGCAACAGAACAGATCTGCGATATGGATTGAAACCTGGGGAAGTGGTCGCAGCCAGCATTTTCTTTGGGACCCTGTGGGTGCTCTCTATCTTTGGCAATTCCCTGGTTTGTTTGGTCATCCATAGGAGCAGGAGGACTCAATCTACCACCAACTACTTTGTAGTCTCCATGGCGTGTGCTGATCTTCTCTTTAGCGTTGCTAGCACACCTTTTGTCCTGCTTCAGTTCACTGCTGGAAGGTGGACACTAGGTAGCGCAATGTGCAAGGTCGTGCGATATTTTCAGTACCTCACCCCAGGCGTCCAGATCTATGTTCTCCTCTCCATCTGCATTGACCGGTTCTACACCATTGTTTACCCTCTGAGCTTCAAGGTGTCCAGagaaaaagccaagaaaatgaTTGTGGCCTCGTGGATCTTTGATGCAGCCtttgtgacccctgtgttctttttcTACGGCTCCAGTTGGGACAGTCACTgtaattatttcttcccttcctcttgGGAAGGAACCGCCTATACCGTCATCCACTTTTTGGTGGGCTTTGTGATTCCATCTGTCCTCATAATCTTATTTTACCAAAAGGTCATAAAGTATATATGGAGGATAGGTACTGATGGCCGAACAGTGAGGAGGACAATGAACATTGTCCCAAGGACAAAAGTGAAAACTATCAAgatgtttctcattttaaatcTATTGTTTTTGCTCTCCTGGCTACCTTTTCATGTAGCTCAGCTGTGGCACCCCCATGAACAAGACTATAGGAAAAGTTCCCTTGTTTTCACAGCTATCACGtggatatcctttagttcttcagCCTCTAAACCTACTCTGTACTCAATTTATAATGCCAATTTCAGGAGAGGGATGAAAGAGACTTTTTGCATGTCCTCGATGAAATGTTACCGAAGCAATGCCTATACAATCACAACCAGCTCAAGGATGGCCAAAAAAAATTATGTTGGCATTTCAGAAATCCCTCCTACAGCCAGAACTATAACCAAAGACTCAATCTATGATTCAtttgacagagaagccaaggaaaaaAAGCTTGCCTGGCCCATTAACTCAAATCCACCAAATACTTTTGTCTAA